The Eubacterium sp. MSJ-33 genomic sequence GGAGCATATTCGGACAATTGCAACTCTATAAATTCACGTATTATTTTACATAACTTTCCAACGGTTGCGGAAGAATTTGCTACGGATTTACATCTTCCATTTTCTATTTTTACAAGCCTGTTTAACTTGAACGATACATCTTTCAATTATCAGACTTCCTTTCAACCAAATACATGTATGGCAGATTTCCGCTCCAGATATCCACATATTCAAAGAATCGGAACCTCCATTCACAGTGTTGAAGATGCCATCTTTGCAGAAAAACACGGTGCAAACTATATTACGGCCGGTCATATTTTTGTGACAGATTGTAAGAAAGGACTTCCCGGAAGAGGAATCGATTGGCTTCGCACGATCTGCGATGCAGTTTCTATTCCTGTTTACGCAATTGGTGGAATCTCTGACGCGAATGTTTCCCTGCTTACCGACTCTCCAATTGCAGGATATTGCATGATGTCAGAATCTATGCGCCCAATATTATCTTCAGGTTATTCAACTAGCCGCCTAAGCACATGATATACATCTGAACCTATTACAATCATTAATTTTGAAACACACTAGATGTCTTTTTTTGCAAATAGTCACTATGACATATTTCCTAACTTTATTTGTGCAAATCTTCCAAATTTGACTCTTTCCACAAATAATCCTTTACAAGTCGACATAATTCATGCTATTGTCTTTTTATAGTTAGCTCATAATATTTTTCATGTGAGTCTTCTAAATTCTTATAGTTACCCTTTTATATAAAATAAGAATCATAAAATTTAATATCTAATGTTAATTATTGTTACTAAGATAATTAAAATCATATTTTACATGTAAGTTATCAGGTGCACATGATAACTTATAAAAAGTGCTACCAGCAAAAAAACGAAAGTTGAGGTATCAAATGACTACACAAAAAATTGAAAATAGACTTGACGATCTAACCAATCAGATTTATTGGTTGGAGAAAAAAATCAAAGATTTTCCCGAAGGTAAAATCTATTGCGAGCGAGATGGTCGCTACATTAAATGGTTTATTCGTAACGGAAAGGATAATAAAAAGAAATATCTCCCCAAAAAGCAGCGACGATTAGCTGAACAACTTATTCAAAAGCGCTATTATCAAGCCAGATTAACTGATTGTCAGCACGAAATCGATTATCTATCTTATTCTCTTAAAACAATTCCAACTTTGGATTTCGAAACTTCCAAGCTATTAGCAAAAAACTCCAACTATAACAAATTACTTACTGAGACATTGTTTTATGACAAGAAAAATTGGTCCACAGACTTTGAACCTTGCACCAAGAACCCAGAAAATCTAATTCATAACACCTATTCTGGTATCAAAGTTCGCTCCAAATCCGAAGCCATTATCGTAAATACGCTCTATTCCTGTCATATTCCTTTTCGATATGAGTGCGCGCTGCAGATCGGAAATCTGGTTCTTTATCCTGATTTTACGATTCAACATCCAAAGACGGGCAAGATTTATTATTGGGAACATTTTGGCATGATGGATGATTTTGAGTATGTTGACAAGGTGACAAAAAAGATCTCTTCTTATTGTGAACAAGGCATCTATCCCGATGACAATCTAATTTTAACTTATGAGGCCAAACGTGCTCCGCTTGACTCTGATTGGGTCCGACAAATTATAGAACATTATTTCTTATAATTTTTCATATTAGGAGCAATATCTAATATCTATTCTTCTTTGCTCCTACATACTTTTCTGTTATTTCTTCCGACTTGGAGTAATTTCTTATTATTTCCTTCTGTTACTCCTTGTCACTTTTCTAATATTTCTTTTGACTTGGAGCAAAATTCTTCTTTTTTTCTTATTGCTCCAAGTCAATTTTCTTCTTTCTTTTCTGACTTGGAGCAACCTTCTAAATCCTGCTTGCTTTGCTCCTACTCCCGTCTGGAACAGTTCTTCCTGCTTGGAGCAACCTTTTAAATCCTGCTTGCTTTGCTCCTACTCCCGCCTGGAACAGTTCTTCCCGTTTGGAGCAATCTCCTAAACCTGCTTGCTTTGCTCCAAAAATCCAACCAGTCCCAACATCTCACCTCGTCTGCCGCCTTATTCCATGAAAAAAGCTGCCACCAAACAGTGACAGCCTTCCTCCATATAGCTGGCATATACAAACCGCCTATATGTTATATATTCCTATCTATGAAATTACAATGTAACTTCTACTTTCTCAAGCTTCCAGATATCCTGTGCATACTCTTCGATTGTTCTATCAGAAGAGAACTTACCTGCACAAGCAGTATTCAGCATAACCATCTTAGCCCAGTTGGCCTTATCCTTGTATGCTTTGTTTACACGCTTCTGTGCATCTGCATAAGAATCGAAATCCTTCAATGTGAAGTATACGTCCTTCATTACAAGAGAATCATATAAGTCACGGAACAATTCCTTATCGCCATTTGAGTAAGTACCATCTACCAGCTGGTCAAGAACCTTCTTAACCTTTGGATTTGAATTGTAGATATCCATTGGATAGTATCCGCCATCCTTCTCGTACTTCATTACTTCCTCAGCAGAAAGTCCGAAGATAAATGCGTTCTCCTTACCAACTTCCTCTACGATCTCTACGTTCGCTCCATCCATAGTACCAAGTGTAACAGCACCGTTCAACATGAACTTCATGTTACCTGTACCGGAAGCCTCACGGGAAGCTGTTGAAATCTGCTCCGATACATCTGCTGCAGCGAAGATAATCTCTGCGTTTGATACACGGTAGTTCTCGATGAATACAACCTTGATCTTGCCCTTGATAGACTTATCATTATTGATCACGTCTGCTACAGAGTTGATCAACTTAATTGTAAGCTTTGCTGTCTTATAACCGGCAGCTGCCTTTGCACCAAAGATAAATGTTGTTGGCTCGAAATCCATATCCGGATTTGCCTTCAACTCATTGTACAGATGCATAACATGAAGGATATTAAGCTGCTGTCTCTTGTACTCATGAAGTCTCTTAACCTGAACATCAAAGATAGAGTTTGGATCTACATCGATACCATTGTGTTCCTTGATGTACTCAGCCAGGCGAACCTTGTTCTTGTACTTAATGTCCATGAACTCCTTCTGAGCCTTCTTGTCTGTTGCGTACTTCTTCAGACCTTCAAGTACCGGAAGATCTGTGATCCAGCCGTCGCCGACCTTCTTTGTAGCCCAGTCAGCAAGCAATGGGTTTGCATGGAGAAGGAATCTTCTCTGTGTAATACCGTTTGTCTTGTTGTTGAACTGATCCGGACGCATCTCGTAGAAATCACGAAGCTCACGTTTCTTCAAAATCTCTGTATGAAGTTTAGCAACACCGTTTACAGAGTAAGATCCGGCGATAGCAAGGTGAGCCATCTTAACCTGACCATCATAAAGGATAGCCATGCTGCGAACCTTATCCTGATTACCTGGGTACATATCTTCGATCTTAAGAACGAATCTACGGTTGATCTCATCTACGATCTGATATACTCTAGGAAGAAGCTTCTGGAAGAGGTCGATTGGCCACTTCTCAAGTGCCTCAGCCATGATTGTATGGTTTGTATATGCGCATGTTCTGCATGTGATATCCCAAGCATCATCCCACTCAAGATTCTCCTCATCAACAAGGATTCTCATAAGCTCTGCAACCGTCACAGTTGGATGTGTATCATTCAGCTGGAATGTAACCTTGTTTGGAAGGTCATGGATATCTGCGTTGTTCTCCTTGAACTTCAGGATTGCTCTCTGT encodes the following:
- a CDS encoding thiamine phosphate synthase, with the translated sequence MKIEQIAVTNRNICYELYQQAGLANAEDTPITCLARQMHTLMNLNSYDKILVREKDLSEKEYRKFITDIFSSQHLNLNSPVNDSASIAAIPVQGAYSDNCNSINSRIILHNFPTVAEEFATDLHLPFSIFTSLFNLNDTSFNYQTSFQPNTCMADFRSRYPHIQRIGTSIHSVEDAIFAEKHGANYITAGHIFVTDCKKGLPGRGIDWLRTICDAVSIPVYAIGGISDANVSLLTDSPIAGYCMMSESMRPILSSGYSTSRLST
- a CDS encoding ATPase encodes the protein MTTQKIENRLDDLTNQIYWLEKKIKDFPEGKIYCERDGRYIKWFIRNGKDNKKKYLPKKQRRLAEQLIQKRYYQARLTDCQHEIDYLSYSLKTIPTLDFETSKLLAKNSNYNKLLTETLFYDKKNWSTDFEPCTKNPENLIHNTYSGIKVRSKSEAIIVNTLYSCHIPFRYECALQIGNLVLYPDFTIQHPKTGKIYYWEHFGMMDDFEYVDKVTKKISSYCEQGIYPDDNLILTYEAKRAPLDSDWVRQIIEHYFL
- a CDS encoding glycogen/starch/alpha-glucan phosphorylase; protein product: MADFDKESFKKDVINNVKNLFRKTIDEATQEQVFQAVSYAVKDHIIDRWIATQKAYEEKNAKTVYYLSMEFLMGRALGNNMINLTCYEQVKEALAELGFDLNVIEDQEPDAALGNGGLGRLAACFLDSLATLNYPAYGCGIRYRYGMFKQAIENGYQIEKPDNWLKNGNPFEVKRPEYEVEVKFGGYVATECREGKNYFVHKDYQAVRAIPYDLPIIGYGNNVVNTLRIWDAEPVQEFNLNSFDKGEYQNAVEQANLARNIVEVLYPNDNHYSGKELRLKQQYFFVSASVQRAILKFKENNADIHDLPNKVTFQLNDTHPTVTVAELMRILVDEENLEWDDAWDITCRTCAYTNHTIMAEALEKWPIDLFQKLLPRVYQIVDEINRRFVLKIEDMYPGNQDKVRSMAILYDGQVKMAHLAIAGSYSVNGVAKLHTEILKKRELRDFYEMRPDQFNNKTNGITQRRFLLHANPLLADWATKKVGDGWITDLPVLEGLKKYATDKKAQKEFMDIKYKNKVRLAEYIKEHNGIDVDPNSIFDVQVKRLHEYKRQQLNILHVMHLYNELKANPDMDFEPTTFIFGAKAAAGYKTAKLTIKLINSVADVINNDKSIKGKIKVVFIENYRVSNAEIIFAAADVSEQISTASREASGTGNMKFMLNGAVTLGTMDGANVEIVEEVGKENAFIFGLSAEEVMKYEKDGGYYPMDIYNSNPKVKKVLDQLVDGTYSNGDKELFRDLYDSLVMKDVYFTLKDFDSYADAQKRVNKAYKDKANWAKMVMLNTACAGKFSSDRTIEEYAQDIWKLEKVEVTL